In Posidoniimonas polymericola, the sequence AGCAGAAGGGGTACGTCGCCCACCGGCGGGAGGGGAGGGCGTACCTGTACCGGGCGTTGCTCGAGCGGGCCCGCACGTTCCGCAACCTGGCAGGCGATTTTCTGCAGCGTGTTTTTGACGGCGCCGTCGACGAATACCTGGTGCACGCCCTCGAGGGCAAGAAGCTCTCGGCGAAAGAACTCGACGAGCTCGAGGCGATGATCGCCGAGGCCCGCAAGCAGAGCAAACCCGGCAGAAAGGGAGGCAAGCGATGATCCCCTCGGAATCACTCCTGCGTTGGCTGACCGACTTCCACCTCGCCTCGGCTGTGCTGCTGGCGGCGGGCCTCTTGGCGATGCGGCTGCTCCGCCAGCCCGCCTACCGGATTGCCGTTGCGTGGGCGGCCTGCGGTGCGATCGCCCTGGCGGGCGTGCTGTACGCCACGCCCGGCTGGTCGAGCGTCTCGTTGCTGACCGCTTGGGCAGAGGCGCCGGCGCCAACACCAATCCCGGAAACGCCTGTTCCGCCACCGCACGCGTTCCCGCCCGTTCAGCTCGCTAACTCAATGCCAAGCACGCCGCCCACGGGCGAGGTCGTGCCCCCGGTCCGCGCGGCGCGGGCTCGCGGATACAGCTTGAGTCTGCCGGACGTTCTCGCACTAACGGCGGTGAGCGGCGGCGCGTGTGTGCTGGCCTGGCTGACGATCGGCAGCCTCAGTGCGCGGCGGCTGGTCGCCGATGGTCGGGCCGCCGGTGACGCGCTCGATTCGATCGCCCGCGAACTGTGGGACACTGGCGCCCTGCCGCGGCTGCTGCTGCACGACCGGCTCGGATCGCCGGTCGCGCTCAACCTGCTGCGGCCGGTGGTGCTGCTGCCGGCGCGGTTGCGAGACGCGTC encodes:
- a CDS encoding BlaI/MecI/CopY family transcriptional regulator; protein product: MADSVPDPSQPSQRELEALKVLWDRGESTVRDIADEMTRHGQDLAYTTVLSLLQVMEQKGYVAHRREGRAYLYRALLERARTFRNLAGDFLQRVFDGAVDEYLVHALEGKKLSAKELDELEAMIAEARKQSKPGRKGGKR